In Cololabis saira isolate AMF1-May2022 chromosome 4, fColSai1.1, whole genome shotgun sequence, one DNA window encodes the following:
- the LOC133442135 gene encoding zinc finger protein 431-like isoform X1, which produces MDQNQNQDQESSIRTRTRTRTKAGSSSGLQKHKGKERSTSYRCDHCKKVFTTSSGLRKHKMIHTGDKPFTCDQCGAAFTRQDCLKIHQRVHTGEKPFTCDQCGAAFTRQDGLKIHQRVHTGEKPFRCDQCGAAFTTSSHLKIHQRIHTGDKPFTCDQCGAAFTTSSELKIHQRIHTGDKPFRCDQCGAAFTQQSHLRYHQRIHTGDKPFTCKQCGAAFTTSGSLMIHQRVHTGDKPFRCEQCGAAFTESGKLKIHQRIHTGEKPFRCDQCGASFTQQGNLRTHQRIHTGDKPFRCDQCGAAFTQRGGLKIHQHIHTGDKPFRCEQCGAAFIESGKLKIHQRIHTGDKPFRCDQCGAAFTQKSHLRTHQRIHTGDKPFRCDQCGAAFTTSGSLITHQRVHTGDKPFRCDQCGAAFTKSSNLRTHQRIHTGDKPFRCEQCDAAFTTSSQLKMHQRTHTSDKL; this is translated from the coding sequence aaacataaaggcAAAGAGAGATCCACAAGTTATCGTTGTGATCACTGCAAGAaagtcttcaccacttcatcaggTCTGAGAAAACATAAgatgattcacactggagataaaccgttcacttgtgatcagtgtggagcagcttttaccagacaagattgtctaaagattcaccaacgtgttcacactggagaaaaaccgttcacttgtgatcagtgtggagcagcttttaccagacaagatggtctaaagattcaccaacgtgttcacactggagaaaaaccgttcagatgtgatcagtgtggagcagcttttaccacttcAAGTCACCtgaagattcaccaacgtattcacactggagataaaccgttcacttgtgatcagtgtggagcagcttttaccacttcAAGTGaactaaagattcaccaacgtattcacactggagataaaccattcagatgtgatcagtgtggagcagcttttacccaacaaagtCATCTAAGgtatcaccaacgtattcacactggagataaaccgttcacttgtaagcagtgtggagcagcttttaccacatcaggtagtCTAATGattcaccaacgtgttcacactggagataaaccgttcagatgtgaacagtgtggagcagcttttactgagtcaggaaagctaaagattcaccaacgtattcacactggagaaaaaccgtttaggtgtgatcagtgtggagcatcttttacccaacaaggcaatctaaggactcaccaacgtattcacactggagataaaccattcagatgtgatcagtgtggagcagcttttacgcAACGAGGTggtctaaagattcaccaacatattcacactggagataaaccgttcagatgtgaacagtgtggagcagcttttattgagtcaggaaagctaaagattcaccaacgtattcacactggagataaaccattcagatgtgatcagtgtggagcagcttttacccaaaaaagtcatctaaggactcaccaacgtattcacactggagataaaccatttagatgtgatcagtgtggagcagcttttaccacatcaggtagtCTAATTactcaccaacgtgttcacactggagataaaccgtttaggtgtgatcagtgtggagcagcttttaccaaatCAAGtaatctaaggactcaccaacgtattcacactggagataaaccgttcagatgtgaacagtgtgatgcagcttttaccacatcaagtcagCTAAAGATGCACCAACGTACTCACACGAGTGATAAACTCTAA
- the LOC133442135 gene encoding zinc finger protein 271-like isoform X2, with translation MDQNQNQDQESSIRTRTRTRTKAGSSSGLQKHKGKERSTSYRCDHCKKVFTTSSGLRKHKMIHTGDKPFTCDQCGAAFTRQDCLKIHQRVHTGEKPFTCDQCGAAFTRQDGLKIHQRVHTGEKPFRCDQCGAAFTTSSHLKIHQRIHTGDKPFTCDQCGAAFTTSSELKIHQRIHTGDKPFRCDQCGAAFTQQSHLRYHQRIHTGDKPFTCKQCGAAFTTSGSLMIHQRVHTGDKPFRCEQCGAAFTESGKLKIHQRIHTGEKPFRCDQCGASFTQQGNLRTHQRIHTGDKPFRCDQCGAAFTQRGKLKIHQRIHTGDKPFRCDQCGAAFTQKSHLRTHQRIHTGDKPFRCDQCGAAFTTSGSLITHQRVHTGDKPFRCDQCGAAFTKSSNLRTHQRIHTGDKPFRCEQCDAAFTTSSQLKMHQRTHTSDKL, from the exons aaacataaaggcAAAGAGAGATCCACAAGTTATCGTTGTGATCACTGCAAGAaagtcttcaccacttcatcaggTCTGAGAAAACATAAgatgattcacactggagataaaccgttcacttgtgatcagtgtggagcagcttttaccagacaagattgtctaaagattcaccaacgtgttcacactggagaaaaaccgttcacttgtgatcagtgtggagcagcttttaccagacaagatggtctaaagattcaccaacgtgttcacactggagaaaaaccgttcagatgtgatcagtgtggagcagcttttaccacttcAAGTCACCtgaagattcaccaacgtattcacactggagataaaccgttcacttgtgatcagtgtggagcagcttttaccacttcAAGTGaactaaagattcaccaacgtattcacactggagataaaccattcagatgtgatcagtgtggagcagcttttacccaacaaagtCATCTAAGgtatcaccaacgtattcacactggagataaaccgttcacttgtaagcagtgtggagcagcttttaccacatcaggtagtCTAATGattcaccaacgtgttcacactggagataaaccgttcagatgtgaacagtgtggagcagcttttactgagtcaggaaagctaaagattcaccaacgtattcacactggagaaaaaccgtttaggtgtgatcagtgtggagcatcttttacccaacaaggcaatctaaggactcaccaacgtattcacactggagataaaccattcagatgtgatcagtgtggagcagcttttacgcAACGAG gaaagctaaagattcaccaacgtattcacactggagataaaccattcagatgtgatcagtgtggagcagcttttacccaaaaaagtcatctaaggactcaccaacgtattcacactggagataaaccatttagatgtgatcagtgtggagcagcttttaccacatcaggtagtCTAATTactcaccaacgtgttcacactggagataaaccgtttaggtgtgatcagtgtggagcagcttttaccaaatCAAGtaatctaaggactcaccaacgtattcacactggagataaaccgttcagatgtgaacagtgtgatgcagcttttaccacatcaagtcagCTAAAGATGCACCAACGTACTCACACGAGTGATAAACTCTAA